A part of Sander vitreus isolate 19-12246 chromosome 8, sanVit1, whole genome shotgun sequence genomic DNA contains:
- the LOC144522300 gene encoding tripartite motif-containing protein 14: MGASLDTPARCPLCNELTRDPITLKCNHRFCQRCIGDLWSVTPNGPYHCPEWRCKTVYQTLPFPNNSRWAQPRSAAGTSSNDEQNTFDSTLRRPSLTSRLLGKRKASTPVSEQPDTKRSTVASPCERSNDTDTATTSFSDKPGQSTSVETSKKAVHLESTQSESGDDTSSSDKSDGKAVPASDVPNDISIQQNQHTSVDVISLDDSDTSNEVDICDAPALATPKKDTQVTGIHVSPKIPATSANSDSFPGVSTPGKGKSCIHHVSKSPLISTKHPVDAPGSPIRVAIFPGSESQNATPVRCHYCPKTRYQSAVKTCLVCGASMCIEHLRPHLDSPVFQNHTLVPPMEDISPWRCQEHQEINRIYCQQCGVCVCTVCTVIGSHRNHVCISIREAEMELRGNLKEEIKQLQGAEQEVKNRVTELAQKKDTFRVVLSEARTGVQQQYGAIREALEQEEQLALQCVTKEENRVLGGLEEKLGHLRSSLQSIQQGLHTLEELADAKGDKRIMDQVFIMEYSKVAQLASSMGSSVDQFEAPEEVDQARLKCLQRWTKKRLDTVVITVPGKYRDLYRLLYGTTPFLDADTAHPKLQLSDNNRMVTYSESQQAYTEHEARFSSFPQVLASCSLEGGCWYWEVNVSMHEGRWKVGLCEGQMERKGQKDNSRLGFNSYSWCLACDKKKMEALHNKVAVPVDADGLQRLGVFLDFEEGILSFFNVTPGGSLALMHSYKHSFTDPLYPALSVSKTHLAICDLFQS, from the exons ATGGGAGCGTCGTTGGACACTCCGGCGAGGTGTCCTCTGTGCAACGAGCTGACCCGGGACCCCATCACTCTGAAATGTAACCACCGGTTCTGCCAACGGTGTATCGGAGACTTGTGGAGTGTTACCCCGAACGGGCCGTACCACTGCCCGGAGTGGAGGTGTAAAACAGTGTACCAGACTCTGCCGTTTCCCAACAACAGTCGATGGGCTCAGCCTCGCAGCGCTGCAG GCACATCCAGTAATGATgaacaaaacacatttgactCCACATTGCGGAGGCCCTCACTCACCAGCCGACTTCTCGGGAAGAGAAAAGCCAGCACACCTGTATCAGAGCAACCTGACACAAAGCGGTCAACTGTGGCATCTCCCTGTGAACGGTCCAATGACACCGACACTGCCACCACTTCCTTCTCAGATAAACCTGGACAGTCGACTAGTGTGGAGACATCCAAGAAAGCAGTGCACCTAGAATCTACACAGTCGGAGAGTGGTGATGACACATCCTCCAGTGACAAGTCTGATGGTAAGGCAGTACCTGCAAGTGATGTGCCAAATGACATCTCAATCCAGCAGAACCAGCATACATCAGTAGACGTTATCTCATTGGATGACTCTGACACATCCAATGAAGTAGATATATGTGATGCACCTGCTCTTGCAACTCCCAAGAAAGACACACAAGTGACAGGAATTCATGTGTCGCCAAAGATACCTGCCACATCTGCCAACTCTGATTCCTTTCCTGGGGTCTCAACTCCTGGTAAAGGAAAGTCTTGTATACACCATGTCAGCAAGTCTCCCCTGATATCCACCAAACATCCTGTTGATGCTCCAGGATCCCCAATTCGTGTTGCCATCTTCCCGGGGTCAGAGAGCCAAAATGCCACCCCTGTGCGCTGCCATTATTGCCCTAAAACTAGGTATCAGTCCGCTGTTAAGACCTGTCTGGTGTGCGGAGCTTCCATGTGTATAGAGCACCTGCGTCCCCACCTGGACTCCCCTGTTTTCCAGAATCACACCCTGGTCCCTCCCATGGAGGATATTTCTCCCTGGAGGTGCCAGGAGCACCAGGAGATAAACCGTATCTACTGTCAGcagtgtggagtgtgtgtgtgcacagtgtgTACTGTCATAGGCTCACACCGCAACCACGTCTGCATTAGCATCAGGGAGGCAGAGATGGAGCTCAGG GGGAACCTAAAAGAAGAAATTAAGCAACTACAGGGAGCTGAGCAGGAAGTTAAGAACCGGGTGACTGAACTCGCACAGAAGAAAGATACCTTCAGA GTGGTTTTGAGTGAGGCTCGAACGGGGGTGCAGCAGCAGTACGGAGCCATCCGAGAGGCCCTGGAGCAGGAGGAGCAATTAGCTCTTCAGTGTGTGACAAAGGAGGAGAACAGGGTTCTGGGGGGACTAGAGGAGAAACTCGGCCACCTCCGGAGCTCCCTGCAATCCATCCAGCAAGGCCTTCACACCCTGGAGGAACTGGCTGATGCAAAGGGAGACAAACGCATTATGGACCAGGTCTTCATtatg GAATACAGCAAGGTAGCCCAACT GGCTAGTAGCATGGGGAGCAGTGTGGACCAGTTCGAGGCTCCAGAGGAAGTGGATCAGGCTCGCCTGAAATGTCTGCAGAGGTGGACCAAGAAACGTCTGGACACAGTCGTCATCACTGTGCCAGGCAAATACAGAGACCTCTACAGACTGCTAT ATGGCACCACCCCTTTCTTGGATGCAGATACAGCCCACCCcaagctgcagctgtctgataacaacaggATGGTGACCTACAGCGAATCCCAGCAGGCCTATACAGAGCATGAGGCTCGCTTCAGCTCCTTCCCACAGGTCCTGGCCTCCTGTTCCCTGGAGGGGGGGTGCTGGTACTGGGAGGTGAATGTGTCTATGCATGAGGGTCGCTGGAAGGTGGGGCTGTGTGAGGGTCAGATGGAGAGGAAAGGCCAAAAGGACAACTCTCGTCTGGGCTTCAACTCATACTCCTGGTGCCTGGCCTGTGACAAAAAGAAGATGGAAGCTCTGCACAACAAGGTGGCGGTTCCTGTGGATGCAGACGGGCTGCAGAGGTTAGGAGTGTTCCTCGACTTTGAGGAGGGTATTCTATCATTCTTTAACGTGACACCAGGGGGCAGTCTAGCTTTAATGCATTCATACAAGCACAGCTTCACTGACCCTCTGTACCCAGCCTTGTCTGTGTCTAAAACACACCTGGCCATCTGTGATCTGTTTCAGTCATAA